DNA from Sphaerodactylus townsendi isolate TG3544 linkage group LG08, MPM_Stown_v2.3, whole genome shotgun sequence:
CAGGAATTCAAAACATCCAACGTTCCAGCGTGCCCCAAACCTTCGTGATATTGCATGTAAGGGCTGGTTTTTTATGCTTGGCCAGCAATATTTTAAGTAGCACAAAAGCTCAGATTTATAACCTGCCTCCAACATGAGGATCACTGCTGCATTTGGCTGCAAAGATGACTTCCAGTATTGCCTGTGGAGCAGAGCCaatcctgtgtttgtgtttaaaAAGATGTCTGCTATATAATCAGTAAAAGGTTAAACTGCAAAGCAAAACACTAGAGCTATAAACCACTGGTAGTGAGGGGAAGAAAAATCTCCTTTCTCAGGATCTTTCTGATACCTTCCCCAAGAAGAAGGTAGGGACTTTGATCACTCACTGACTTCGGTTTTCTTGAGAAGATATTTGAAAAGTCTGTGTGATGAACAAGTGTATCCTTGTTGCCCATTATGACCTTGCAATTGGTGTGCTTAATTCTACTGACCTGCAGTTGCTAGCTTTCTACTGAAGTTGTCCTGTCACTTTTCCATTTTATACTTTCTGcccaggaaaaggaggaaagcaaATCGAAGCATTTATTTAAcgatttttctttcctcttttatgTAACAGGTTTGCTTGTCATTTAATCTTCAAAGTACCCTGGTTGCTACAGGAAGTATGGACACCACAGCTAAACTATGGGACATACAGAATGGTGAAGAAGTGGTCACATTAACAGTAGGTTGCCGCTTTTTATAGTTTTTTTGGTGGtttgctgcttttataggttcTAGTTGAAATGGCTATCATAAACCCATTTTTAATTATCTCTGGCAAAATTAAAGACTTAGAATTTCTGCCAATGATCAGATCTTGTAGCAGTTATAATGCAGTAAGAAAACATAAAGAAGATCAAAGCTGTGATCTATCTAATTTAATGCATCATCTAATTTAATGCATCATCACTATTTTGTAGCATAAacttgtttattaattaaaatggtGTTATCATAATATACTTTCATATGTTCTCTAGCCTCAAAGGCACTATAACATTACTTCAAAACCTATTAGCGTCTAGGATTACAAGCAAGAAGGTCTTATTTACAGCTTATTTTCTAGATTACTTATTGCCAAATGGAGCTATCCTGCTGAGAGAGGGACAGAGATAGAAATCtcttctcagacaaactaaataCTAAAATGAATCACTTAATactaaatactatttaaaactaAAACGAATCACTTCCTCCTATTACTTCTCTTGGTTCAGGTGAAAGAGCTCTCATGCCATCTGTGCATGATGGTCACAGTATGATGGTCACAGTACATTCCTTGGCACAGTTATGCCTTATCTTTATCATGTAGCTATTTTTAGCCAAATTTGATGCCCTTGAGTAAGATTAGATATCTGTGCTCTCAGTTTCCAAACACCTAATTTCTTGAAGCTGAATGCTCCACCTTGAGAAACCTTATTTAACAAACAAAAAGTCAGTATACCTTTTTCATGCCTGTGTGTAAACCATATGCTAGATGTCTGTATCATTATATTTGCAAATATCTGAAACCTCCTTTTTATAACTTTTAGGGGCATTCTGCAGAGATTATTGCATTATCATTTAACACCACAGGAGACAGGATCATCACAGGTTCCTTTGACCATACAGTTGCTGTGTGGGATGTTGGCACAGGCAGGTACTACATTAAACCTTGTCCTGTTCTTTGTTTTAATGGACATTTACAAGAGTTTATAACTTGTCCAAAAAGAAATAATCTGTGTCGGTTTGCTTATACTTTGAACATCACAAAGTGTTTAAGGGATCAGAAAGGACAGAGAGGAAGATGAAATGCCCCTTCAAGTCCTTGTGGATCCCCACTTGTCCTTATATTACTGAAAGACTAATGCATTTACAAGTACACAATATGAATTATATAGAGAAATTATTTAGAGGAATGTGAATAAATAAGTTTTTTTGTGATTGCAGCAAACAAATAGGATACTGTATTACTTAGAAGAGTTGCTTTCAGCATCTTTTTCTTCAGCAGAATTGCAAATTGAGACAGCTCTGTGTGCAGTCTAATAACTGAACAAGAAATAAAGTATTACAAGTATTTCATATTAGATTCATTTTATTGATCATTGCACAGATAGTTCATCTAATGTAATCTATATACACTTTAATTTATGGGCCCTTTAATACATGTTCAAGCCTGGCcttcaccagctccagctttaagCTGCAGGCTCCACagtcaaagcctgcagtttaaagctggattcaGCTAGGCTGAGCCTGCTTTGAACTGTGAGCTGCCTGGATCCTGCTTTATACTTGTGGCTCCATCTCaaaagctctgcctctgaagtccacgtcCAGGGCTGAACCACAGCTCAAAGCTGGACTCAGCTTAGCTGTGTCCAGTTTTAAACTGAGGGCTTCAAGGCAGAGCCCACACTTTAAAGGTACACCCAACCTTAAACTTGAACTTCATGCTCCCCCAACACCACTTGGAGTTTGGCGGCAGGGCacccagttgaatgctggacctgGACCCAACCTTGAACTGTGCAATGCCCCTGAACTTCATGTGGCAGTTAAGGGTGGGGGTGCAGTtcaatagtggggggggggcaggacttcTGTGATGGggggctctgggctgcctggCGCCCCCTCAAGCATTGCCCAGAGCAccagccctggcttgccccaccctagatatgcctttgATCCAAACTAGCAGGGCCTAAGATACCAGGAGCTACAACAAACTAGAGATTCCTGGTACATGTCTGTGTGTTGGAACTCTATGTGTTGGATCTTCACGCTTATGTGTAAACACTGGTGTATCTGTTACGTGGGGCACATCAGACCTTTTGATCTTTTTGTTAAACTTCTAGAAAGGTATGTTTGGCAGACAGAGACCAAATGCATGTTGTATGGGTACATCCCTGATTTGAAGCAGATACACCATTTGAATTTTTATCCCCTCTTTTGACAGGAGAATGCATACTTTAATAGGTCATCGAGCAGAAATAAGTAGTGCACAGTTCAACTGGGACTGTACTCTGATTGTGACTGGATCAATGGACAAAACATGTATGGTAAGAAAGTAGGATTCTTGTAAAATATGTTGTTAGCATGTCCATGGTAcattacaaataattttaaatagaCCATTAACAATCAACTAATTTCTACATGTTGTGATCTGGATTCAGAAATATTTACCTTTTCCCatccttaaatatatatatatttaaggatGGTGGTGTGTCGTTGAAAAGTTTGTGTTACCCTTGATGAAATGTcactaaataaatatacaaagggAAATATTTAAATGCTAAGCATAATTGAAAATTAGTTTCCTGATACATGTCTATGTGTTGAAATGATTAGTTTATTGGTACATGTTTATTAATATGTGTTTTGTATCTGTAGTTAGATAATACTGTTGTAATTTTTCCTTCTGTGTCAGAGAGGCATCACATGatcaatttttatttgtttattacattCAACATTTGAAAGTGAACCATGGATCTATGATGGATTAATGACAAATTGATCCATATCATCTAAATGTCTGGGAGCCCTGGCACAATCACAGTGCTATCAGAACAGGTTTTTCTTATTGCTGGTTAGCTGACGTCAGCAGTTTTGCTAAGGATGAACAGATCTCTATATTTCTGTTCTACTCCTTAAGTTTACAGCCAAAGATCTTTTGCTGAAAAATTGTGAAATTTGACAATGTGTGACACCTGGAATGGTGAGGTGACACCCACCATCAAGTTTTTTTCAGTGTCTTCAAAAACTGGAGACAGTAGAGAAAATAATTTCAATCCAGACTCTTAGAGATGGTTCTATAAATGCCTCAGTTGAGTCTCAGAGCCCAGAAGTTTGTATTTTTGTCCTCTTGGCGAAGTGAGCCAGGCACTTAgaagtagtttcctaagtttctGGATTGCTTCTGAAAGCCTGAAAGTGGGCACTTCGTGATGCAGAGAAATCGCCAGGTGCCTGGATCACTTGTCTAAGTAGTAGTCTAGTTGTTTACAGAAACTGAATGCCAGCATTAAATCTCAGACTCCAACGTGGTTGGCATCCTCATTGTCAATTCCATAGAGTAGGATTTGATCTAATGAGCAATCTGAGGGAGTGGGGACAGTTTGGATTATGAAATGCAATCCAACTGGATTTTCCAATCATATCTAGTATTTGCTAGAGAGACATTTTTAGATATGGGTTGTCTCCTTGTGAGAGCTGTATCAATGTAATAAAGAGAACAATTGGATGCAAGAATGGAAAGGTTTCCCCTGCTCAGAATCAATTCTGAGTTTTATTCTGCCAAAAGTAGATTGGGTATAGGAGGTTTTTGCTAAGAATATGCCCAGAATCTCCAGCTGACTATGCCAGAAATCAGATCCCAGACATGTGTTTTCAGCAGGGTGAGTGCCCCTTTAATTGTATTATCTCTGATTTGCCTGTAACTATAATAGCTGTACATATTGTGGAGTTGTGGCTGCTTTCTTCAGGGATTAAAAAAGTGGAATGTTggaatagaaaaagtgcagagaagggcaacgagaatgattgagggattggagcacctttcttatgaggagaggctgcagcatttgggactctttagtttggagaggagacgtctaagggggggggatatgattgaagtttataaaattatgcatgggttagaaactgttgacagagaggaatttctctctctcacaatactagaaccagggggcatacattgaaaatgctggggggaagaattaggactaataaaaggaaacatttcttcacgcaatgcgtgattggtgtttagaatatgctgccacaggaggtggtgatggccactaacctggatagctttaaaaggggcttagacagatttatggaggagaagttgatctatggctaccaatcttgatcctccttgatctgagactgcaaatgccttagcagaccaggtgctcggcagcagcagcagcagcagaaggccattgctttcacatcctgcatgtgagctcccaaagacatctggtgggccattgtgagtagcagagtgctggacttgatggactctggtctgatccagcatggctcattcttatgttcttaatatcctGTTTGATACATCAAAGTTCAGGAAGCCCATCATTCTAGCATGGTTATCATTGCCAGCATCACTATGTCCTTTCCATTTGCTGTTGGCTAGCTTATTGTCCATTTCGCCATTCAGTTGAAATTGTGCATTATTTGCACCATAAACCCTAAGAACATCCAGAGTGAAATGCTGCAGAACATCCTGGTCTGAAAAGGAAGCTTAGTGTTTATTAATATCTGGACTTTTGATCTTAACCAGATAGCTGTCTGAAAGACCTAGTAGAACTGAATAAATTCCAATTTATGCCTGATTTGCATTGATATCATTTAATGCAAAgcattttttattctgttctgtGCCAACTCTGTGCATGTATAGAATAACAGCCATAATGACTGACATAAGCATCAGTTTGGTCAAAATGAGCTTTTTTTTGCCTAGAATGATTTATCTACATGGTTGCTTACCACTCTCTTTCTAAATTTCAGCTGTGGAACGCTCTGACTGGCAAACGAGTGGCAACTTTAACGGGTCATGATGATGAAGTGTTAGATGTTTGTTTTGATTACACTGGGCAGCATATTGCAACTGCCTCAGCTGACGGTAGGTCAATTAATTTATCAATTAAAATGTCTTTGCATCTTGTCAACTGAATGAAAAAACAGCTATGAGAAAACACAATTGCTCTTCCTTTCTGTGCTGTAAGATTCCTTCAAATGGCAACCACAAACCATAGTGTCTTCCAGTCATTTGAATGGGAAATTGCTGCCTTGAAGGCTGATTTGAATATTATAGCCTCCATGTTGAAGCCACCAAAAAATCTTTTGGAACAGAGACACTCTAGCAAGACATTGGGAAATAGTTTGCGACATGAATACCTCAGAGTAACATGGAGAGTCTCCATAATGTCTCCAACAGTTGCTAATCATGTTTTAATCTGTCTTGGTTCCCCTTGTTTGATCAGTACAAAGATCCAGAGCCTTTTGAACATGTTTAATATGAGAATTACGTTAGCAAATTTCTGACCCTTGATTTATTGTGTCCCCTTCAAAGTTTTTGACGGAACAGTTACCTGTGATGGGGTTTAGTACTAAGCCCACACTACAGATGAGGCTGAATTAGTTCAAGAAAATCCTGtactcatttaattttttttcttcatgaaaGGATCAGCAAGAGTTTACAATGCAGAAACCAAAAAATGTATTGCAAAACTCGAAGGTCACGGAGGAGAGATTTCAAAGGTAAATTATAAACTCTTGTAGTTTTATTTGTCAATGACCCTAGCTTACTAGATTCCAACATATTTCACGTGGACCTCTGCTTGTTTATAAAATTTCTTGCTGCTTGTGTATGGCCCAGGGAAGCAATTTCAGTTGTCGCTTTTTCCTTGTAACGTTTTATTCTTGTGTGAATCCAGTGGTAGAAGAGCACAGGGAATTACAATTATGTGATGAAAGTGCTAATTGAGAAATAGTACACATGCAGCTTGTGGCTAAAATGCCACCATTATTTGTGTGCAGCTGTTGTCTGAGTGATTTTGTTGGGATTTAAAACCGAATAAGAAAAAACGAGAGTGCAGGTCTGAGGAGAGTTACTGAACATTGCTGCACTTGCCACATTCACTGACTAGTTTTGTTTTATGAACATGAGACAGATATAGGTATATGACACAAGTATTGCATCTTCCTTGTACttatatttgagtccagtaacaccttagagaccaacaaaagtttCAAGGTGcaagctttcaagggtcaaaggtCCCTTTGTCAGACTCAGCAGAGTAGAAATGGAGATATGAATTCGTTTATCCTACTCAGAAGATTCAAGGGGTGctgtaaagaatgcttgtaaaggtTGCAGAGGTACAATGTATACTGCAATTGACTTGATTAGATAAGAGGAGAAATTCTTAGGTGCATAAAATTCTTGAACCAACCACTGTGCATTTGGAAAGCCAAACGGAATTCAGTACAGGTGGCTCCTGCATGAGTCATGGTGGACAAAATGAAAGAATGTGATGCAATCCAGTGGCCTCTTGAAATAATTTTTGTCTCTTTTAAAAGATCTGCTTCAACCCTCAAGGCAGTCGTATCCTTACAGCCAGCTGTGATAAAACTGCTCGCCTCTGGGATCCTCAGACCGGACAATGCATTCAAATACTAGAAGGCCACACGGATGAGATATTTTCATGTGCTTTCAATTACAAAGGCGATATAATAATTACAGGTAATTAATGCATCAACTAGAAATGGTCTTACTGACTAAGGGATTTTTGACAAGTTATAGTGGAATAAGCACCGTCAGTCTGAACTATGCTTTTGCTTCCACTGCATATTCTTTCCTCAGACTTGTTAAATTGGTTCAAACATGCAGTGGTCTGCAGAACTCAGgataaaataaacagaagtttGCTTTAGAACAGTTCAGCAATTGAACAATTGTATAGTTTTTGTCCCATTATTCAAACATTTTTAATGGGACGATGcaatacctgagcaaggctgttaacaataggatgtttggaggacattgattcatagggttgccatgagctgGAAggaacttgacggcacttaacacacacatacagcaccttagagatcagcaaGATTGTTGGGGTGTAAGCTTTGAGTGTTAAAGCTCCATTCATGAGActgactagagtaactctgcactctgcataggattgcatgtTAATCTAGAACCATCTCCATCCAAAGCAGATACTCCACTCTTAAACTAGAACTTTTTTCCCCAAGGCAAAATGTGGCACATCTAGTTGCAAAGGTGGTAGAGCGAGGTGGGACGTAGCAGGCTGGCTTCCATTGAGAGGGATGGGTGTAAATATTACTGATGCAGCACATTGCATAAAAGGTTTTGAGAGCCATAGTTTCTAATCTGTATATTATGTGGGGACTCAAAACAAAATGTAGCAAATTGTTTATAGGATGCTTCTGATGTATCCCTTAAATTCAGTTCTGCATGTAAATTGCATGAAATATGAAGCTGATgagaagctatatatatatatctccttaATTTAGATCTCTGCTCCCTGTAGTTCCtcctgaaatgttttcttttctccctttattCTGCAACTTGACCTTTCTATTCTATTTAATGGTCTCCTTCCTCCCCCATGTGATCACTTAATTCTCCCCACATCCCTCTTATCATGCTGTTTCTTTGATCTCCCCATCGCCTACAATATCACTTCCATTACTTTCTCATTATCTGGCTCTATTCCCATTCATGTTCTTCACTCACTACATTATCCTTTCTCTCACAGCATTCCTTTCTCACATTCTGCCAAACCCCCTTCATGTATTTTCTGACCTTCCATACATAGCCCCATACTTCTTACCCCACAactctactttcttcctgtttctTAGTTTTCCCTCTTTTTAACTTGCCCATCCTCTTCTTCTCCCATCaccctttgtttgtttttagtaacCCTTAATTGCCTCACCTCATTTCCAGCCTTTATCTCCAACTACTGTTTCCTCTCTAGCTTTTGCCTTCTTGTCTCCCTCTTCCCCAGTTCATATTAATTTCCTCATGCTTCATTTCCTCAATTACCCTGAGACTAGCACCTGCTGTGAATTGCATATACTTTTTCCCATGCCCACACTATTATCTCCTGTCACTTCTGAATTTATTTGGTGTAGGAGGTTGTTTAGACAACCAAAAGGCTGGGGGTAGCAAGTGTGTGTCTTCTGTGTCAGATGAGGCACAGAACTGTAATTGGATGGGAGTCATTCTTTAGCATCACTTCTGCAATGCAAAAGACTCAAGACACAGGTTTTTACCTAATTTCAGTGCCATCCTGTTGAGGCCCCACTCTTCATTTTTGATGCAGTTGAGTTTTGGTGCTATTTTAGTTGCCATATAATTAGAACAGATGCCCAGTATCATGGACATGTGAGATGTCCCTGACGCATGTGCAGGCTGGACCAATCCCTTTTATAAGAGTATTTactgatatttgtgtgtgtgtgtgtgtgtgtgtgtgtgtgtgtgtgtgtgtgtgtgtgtgtgtgttcacattcACGCAAAATAATACATCGTGCATACTTTGGAGTTTCCCCCGTATATGCAGAAATTTGTCTCCTTTTGTCTCTGGCCCGGTATTTCTCATTTCAGTATCAAAACTGGGACCAGAAGAAGGTAGAATCAGACATAGTAAAACATATTCAAATGAAATTCACTGCTAATCTATTAATTCTTCTTCTAGGAAGCAAGGATAATACATGCAGGATATGGCGTTAATTGAAGATGATATCTGATCCAGCTTCCTAGTAGCTTTCATGAGACGAGTTTCTTATACACTCAGTAACCATTAAGCCCATCAAAAACcagttttgcctttttaaaagaaatcactGAAGTAGAGGTTTACTGCACTCGTTGATGTTATTTAGCTATAATGCATGAACCGTTAGTTAGCACTGAAATATAGGCTAGGGGTTAAGTTGCAACAAGCAATGTTGTTTTCACTGTAATGTTTATAGGCCAGATGCGATGGGTGGTAGGGAGGGAGGTGGAGATACATCATGCGGTTATTAACTATGTACTATGTATTTCTTGAATAACTCACATTTCCAGTTGAATAATTATTCTTGCTATAAATACTTTTGCTTAATAAAAATGTTGAAACATGGCATATGAAAAGATTGTTTGTAACGTATTTGGAATTGTGGGGATCAACGCACTTTTAAAATTGATATTGAACTTTTAATACATTATTCCACAACTGCATTATGAAAAATATTGTGATTAATTTATTAGTACTTACATGCTGGATTTGTAACATATCTCAACCTGAAGGCTTAGGGTGAGTAACAACGTATATAGGTCTAAATATGAAAAGTAAGCAGTTAAAAGGTAACAAGTAAAACATAGCAAAAAGTAAAACCTCACCCCATTCTATTGGGAGTTTACATTTGAGAAATGTTAATTCCTCACTTTCTGATCATATACTGTGAAACGTTTTAACAGAAAATGAGTACAAAGAAAGGTAAACTCTTTGAGCATGGAATAATTTTCTGTTAGCTGTAAAGAAATACTgcttcatttaaaaacatttttatcagCATTATGTTACTAATTGTATTGTCTATTATTGGTTCATTGGCGTTCCATGGTCCTTAGTGCAAAGCACTCCACTaggtcatatttatttatttaattgaatttataaCCTGccatttgccagcatggccaggctcagggcggcttacaacaacTACAGCAATAAATAGATTTATAAATATAAGAttacaaataattaaaaccataaaccgccctgagccctcttggggagggcagtttataaatacaattaataataataataataataataataataataataataataataataataataataataataattgtgctgtgttgtgatgtgatgtgtataataataataataataataataataataataataataataataataataataataaattctaatCTAATATAGTGCAGGATATACTCTGCTAGGAATGGCATTGCAATAGCCTAGTGGAAGAGAGACAcgaatcccttccttcatttgGTAAGTAGCTTCCAGCATGAACCCTAAGCACCTGACTGTATGAAGGCTGTGTTTGCTTGATCTTCCCCTGATTTTCACAGGGGAATCAAAGAAATGGAGCTTCCATATGACCAGGTATTGAAGCAGAGGTTTTATTCACATTACAGATTATCTGCGTACTAAAGGGAGTGGCTTGCAGAGCTGCCCCTGGgtgaatttctttttcttttcattgttaAGGAGTAATTAGCCACGTTGGCTAACTCAGCAAAGCTCTTGCCAGATGCAGGGTTGATAGGAAAATAAGAAAGCTGACCCTATGTGATAAATGAAAAATGGGTTTTCGATCAGAACAAGGAAATGAGTCAAGAGGATGTGGCAGTTCTGGCTGGAGCTGGCTAGAGCGAGGAACTACGTTAAAGAGCAAGGTTTGCATCAGACTGTACacattgagcatgcttaatagactattgcatattaacttttacgcCCCAGCTTGTATAAGGGGCGTTGATAATGAatatacaggaagaatatgggagggtgGAACATACCAAGCGGTAACATTTGAATAAGCGgactggaaagttgtgactctaagtaccttTAGCCAATGGGAAACGGAGAGGGGGTGGCAGATTTGGGAAAGGGGAATAAAAATGTTGCAAATGTATTGCTTTGGCAGACTCTACCCAGGTGGGGTGTCTcccctttgcaaataaagctactcaaactctcttctgttggcttgatatttggtatagaaatattgggcaccacacctAGGATGAGAGTATCATAGAGACAATTTCTTGGCGTAACAGCTGCTTTGGGTTTTATTGTTTAGCAGTCCACATTATTCTTCTTTATCCCTCTTTGTCCTCTTCAGTTATGGCAAAGAGATTAATGCAACATGTGTGTTTACCAGAATATCCAGGCCTTTTTTTGTGTATTGGTATAAAATCTTGTTTCTAGATATTTTTGAACTAAAAATCCCATGCAACAGCCTGTTTGCTGTATTGCCCTAAAAATGTCAAGCCAGTTGAAAAATTATCTATCCTGATTTTCCTGTTCAGCTTTCCCCTAAGGATCCTCTGCTATTATGCATGGTTTTCTTCCCGTGAAGGCTG
Protein-coding regions in this window:
- the DAW1 gene encoding dynein assembly factor with WDR repeat domains 1, encoding MKLKRFLLRYYPPGIILEYIQGGEVKTKSIDLLDLSAATDVDALVEDIRKAEPLITASRKDQIVHLILRLQEKLRQQVDHKFYLFKVLRAHILPLTNVAFNKSGSCFITGSYDRTCKLWDTASGEELRTLEGHRNVVYAIAFNNPYGDKIATGSFDKTCKLWSVDTGKCYYTFRGHSAEIVCLSFNLQSTLVATGSMDTTAKLWDIQNGEEVVTLTGHSAEIIALSFNTTGDRIITGSFDHTVAVWDVGTGRRMHTLIGHRAEISSAQFNWDCTLIVTGSMDKTCMLWNALTGKRVATLTGHDDEVLDVCFDYTGQHIATASADGSARVYNAETKKCIAKLEGHGGEISKICFNPQGSRILTASCDKTARLWDPQTGQCIQILEGHTDEIFSCAFNYKGDIIITGSKDNTCRIWR